In the genome of Polaribacter atrinae, one region contains:
- a CDS encoding LuxR C-terminal-related transcriptional regulator, producing MAEYKAGNQNWDITRAKNGKVYVANNSGLLEYDALVWKLYQLPNKTTVRSVLAVDDIIYTGSFEEFGFWKRDDFGILKYHSLSDTILNKISPNEEIWGIVKYKDKIIFRSFLNIYVYDFKSIVQLKSDSILISLSVIDDDLYVSTLNAGIFLLKEKKLAPLYFNDLLVDTKIISINKYKDKLLLMTSLKGSYFLEKGKLVPTNFKINEAIKLHQLNDFSILKNGEMVFGTIKDGLFLTDHLGNLKFHVSKENGLLNNTVLGQSLDDSDNLWLGLDNGIAHIELNNSNYFFNDVSGKLGAVYDIIEYKSVIYIGTNTGLFRLDSNNRLEFVEGSQGQVWDLTIIGDELFCGHNEGTFLVDTNTFKKISNFTGGWTIKKVPERNDTYIQGTYSGLVKFEKKEGEWIVKQFDKALIPARFLVFENPHTAWVAHETKGVYKIRFDEDYETILNVENYQKKGISSNYNIRVYNIKNNISFKTSEGWQKYEPILDSIIPYKLLNDKLGRHNYIISEDDTNLFALKNNDGFINFKSFHNNDEQLILSDDLLKNRYIIGYENVSKINDSVYALNLDNGFMMINSTTPSNNRLQKPKIEVVSIGGVPINLSKIVNNEIRFNFNENITIELSSSKSVNHYFEYKISNTGNLWYKAENDKIEFSNLKDGESTISFRAKGNSGNVSTIQNLEIDVLPPWYRDTFGFFLYAIIALLIIALLYVLQNKKIAKEQHLIKIKYQKEQEKLLREKTLENEKQIVEFKNESLQKEIKLKSKQLANNAMALVKKNEILEEVKKDLMGHKEGFNSQYNFKKLLKKLDNSIVLKDEWAVFENNFSQVHDEFFEILKTKHPKLTPKDLKICAYIKMNLSSKEIAPLMNISHRGVETHRYRLKKKLNLENDISITDYLLNIK from the coding sequence TTGGCAGAATATAAAGCTGGTAACCAAAATTGGGATATTACAAGAGCTAAAAACGGTAAAGTATATGTTGCTAATAATAGTGGTTTATTAGAATATGATGCTTTGGTTTGGAAATTGTATCAATTGCCTAATAAAACAACCGTTAGGTCTGTTTTAGCTGTAGATGATATCATTTACACAGGTTCGTTCGAAGAATTTGGGTTTTGGAAAAGAGATGATTTTGGAATTCTTAAATACCACTCATTAAGTGATACCATTCTCAATAAAATTTCGCCTAATGAAGAAATATGGGGAATTGTAAAGTATAAAGACAAAATAATTTTTCGTTCGTTTCTAAATATCTATGTGTACGATTTTAAGAGTATTGTACAGTTAAAGTCTGATTCGATACTTATTTCTCTTAGTGTTATTGATGATGACTTGTATGTAAGCACTTTAAACGCAGGTATTTTTTTACTAAAAGAAAAGAAACTAGCACCTTTATACTTTAATGATTTACTTGTAGATACTAAAATCATATCCATCAACAAGTATAAAGATAAACTGCTTTTAATGACCTCTCTAAAAGGAAGTTATTTTTTAGAAAAAGGCAAGTTGGTTCCCACTAATTTTAAAATAAATGAAGCCATTAAACTACATCAGCTTAATGATTTTTCTATCTTAAAAAATGGAGAAATGGTATTCGGAACCATAAAAGATGGTCTTTTCTTAACGGATCATTTAGGAAACTTAAAATTTCATGTTAGTAAAGAAAATGGTTTATTAAACAATACCGTTTTAGGACAATCTCTAGATGATTCTGATAATCTTTGGTTGGGTTTAGATAACGGAATTGCCCACATAGAATTAAACAATAGCAACTATTTCTTTAATGATGTTTCAGGAAAACTAGGGGCTGTTTATGACATTATTGAATATAAAAGTGTTATTTATATAGGAACTAACACAGGACTTTTTAGACTTGACAGCAACAATCGATTAGAGTTTGTAGAAGGATCACAAGGTCAGGTTTGGGATTTAACAATTATAGGAGATGAACTTTTTTGTGGTCATAATGAAGGGACTTTTTTGGTAGATACGAATACCTTTAAAAAGATATCTAATTTTACTGGAGGTTGGACTATAAAAAAAGTTCCAGAACGAAATGACACCTATATTCAAGGTACTTATTCTGGATTGGTAAAGTTTGAAAAGAAAGAGGGTGAGTGGATTGTAAAACAATTTGACAAAGCCTTAATACCTGCTCGTTTTTTGGTATTCGAAAATCCGCATACCGCTTGGGTTGCTCATGAAACTAAAGGGGTTTATAAGATTCGGTTTGATGAAGATTATGAAACAATACTAAATGTAGAAAATTATCAGAAAAAAGGTATTAGCTCTAATTATAACATACGAGTTTATAACATTAAGAATAATATTAGTTTTAAAACGAGTGAAGGATGGCAAAAGTATGAGCCTATTTTAGATTCTATTATTCCTTATAAACTACTTAATGATAAGTTAGGAAGACATAATTATATTATATCTGAAGATGATACAAACCTTTTTGCGTTAAAAAACAATGATGGCTTTATTAATTTTAAATCTTTCCATAATAATGACGAACAACTCATTTTAAGTGACGATCTATTAAAAAACAGATACATCATAGGCTATGAAAACGTCTCTAAAATAAACGATTCTGTTTATGCATTAAACTTAGACAATGGTTTTATGATGATAAATAGCACCACACCGTCTAATAATCGTTTGCAAAAACCAAAGATAGAAGTTGTATCTATTGGTGGAGTTCCTATCAACCTATCAAAGATTGTAAACAATGAAATCCGTTTTAATTTTAATGAAAATATTACAATAGAACTGTCCTCTTCAAAATCTGTAAATCATTATTTTGAATACAAAATATCCAACACAGGTAATTTATGGTACAAAGCAGAAAACGATAAAATAGAGTTCTCTAACCTTAAAGACGGAGAGTCTACAATTTCCTTTAGAGCTAAAGGAAATTCTGGAAATGTATCCACCATTCAAAACTTAGAAATAGATGTATTACCACCCTGGTATAGAGATACTTTTGGGTTCTTTCTATACGCAATTATTGCACTTTTAATTATTGCACTATTATATGTTTTGCAAAATAAAAAAATAGCAAAAGAACAGCATCTTATAAAAATCAAGTATCAGAAAGAACAAGAAAAACTACTACGCGAAAAGACATTAGAAAACGAAAAACAAATTGTAGAGTTTAAGAATGAATCTTTGCAGAAAGAAATTAAGCTTAAAAGTAAACAACTTGCCAATAATGCGATGGCTTTAGTGAAGAAAAATGAAATCCTTGAGGAAGTTAAAAAAGATCTGATGGGTCATAAAGAAGGCTTTAATAGTCAGTACAACTTTAAAAAATTGTTGAAAAAATTAGATAATTCTATTGTACTTAAAGATGAATGGGCTGTTTTTGAAAATAACTTTAGTCAAGTGCATGATGAGTTTTTCGAAATCTTAAAAACCAAACATCCAAAGCTTACTCCAAAGGATTTAAAGATCTGTGCTTACATCAAAATGAATCTTTCTTCAAAAGAAATTGCACCTTTAATGAATATCTCTCATAGGGGTGTAGAAACGCATAGATATAGGTTAAAAAAGAAGTTAAATTTAGAAAATGACATTTCTATCACTGATTATTTGTTAAATATCAAATAA